The following DNA comes from Plasmodium coatneyi strain Hackeri chromosome 9, complete sequence.
CCCTCAGCAGCATTATCCATTAAGCTAACTTTTAAACTGGACGAAAACATCATGCTGCTTAATTCATTTTCCGACTTGTTGGTATTCACTTGGTAgcaatttattcctttccttgtGCACTCTTCGATGTAGTCCACTTTTTTGttgtgttccttcctcttcattagCGAATACATGTTCTTatccacatttttattcttcatgCTTTTTAGGAGGTATTCAAACGATTTGTTATCCTCCGAGGTGTACTTCTTTTGGAATTCTCTCAAATTCATGTTCAGGTtaattttgtgtttttttccgttcGCCAAGGTTACTAACttgtagtttttttcttgcaaaCACAGTGTCTGATCATTCCACCCCGCTTCGGAGGGGTCTACATTCCTCTCACTCAAATGATCAGTTGGGTATAACATCTCATCATGATTGTATTCCTCCTGCCCGGAGTAATAACCCCTCTTTGGGTCACCACTTGGAGTAAAATCATTGGCATCCTTTTGAATCCGATCGGAAATAATTTCATCCTTATATTTGTGTAAATCaggaaaaaactttttttcaattaaaGATTCCAACACATTTATGTAATCCTCTTCCAACAACACAATGTGATTGTTGTTTCCTGTCCTGAAATTCCTCGCGTCATATTCAACAATTTCGTTGTTCTCAAATATAgcgattttttcttcttcatacTTTTGGATGGCATGTTCGTCATCgctttggttttttttttttttcttcttctccttcttcctgcttttacttacaattttgtattcatttttgtccattggtagaattttattttcttcctctgagGAGTGTTCCCCCTCCAGGGGGGGGGACTTCCCTGGGGGGTCCATCCCACGACCCGGTCCGCTCGCACCGAGTGAGAAGTCCACGTAGGAAACACATACACGacacgtacatatgtgtaaattATTCCCTCACGATTACTTCACCTGTGCAGACATTCGGGGCGATGAAGCCAATGGGTGACATTTATCTGCGTTGTCATGTTCGCCTGTACGAGACAATGTATCGACTCTTCCATCCATGCAGGCCTGCCATTCGACCTGAGCGTTGTCTGGTTTTGCTGTCCCGCCGCTAAGCAAATGACTCACGTCAgggtgcacaaaatggggaagattACCCCTCTGGTCGATCTTCACCGGCGTGAAATTAGTTGGCCAAAGTGGCTCCCGTTCGAACGCTTAGGACACGACACACTTGCAAGGTATGAGAAAAggcgtacacatatgtacatacctttatatgtatgtgctcACATACGACCTCCTTACCAGGCGGCCTTTCCCCTGTGTACCGCTAACCGTCCTTCCCCTCTTGGCACATTCCTCTAACTCTTTGTGATAACAAATGGGGAATTCCTCGGCGggtcttcaattttttccgaCGTAACTCAAATCAGTCCACAAATGAAGCAACTCCCTTGAGCGAAGTTAAATTGCGAATGGGCTGCACTTCcgttgatgttttttttttttttccctcgcTCTTGGACTGCTCATTTGTTCAATTAGCCTGTCGTCTGATAGCAACCCTTGGCgcgtaaaaaatgaagcagtAGGGTGgccgaaaaatgaaaaaatcgaCGCGCTGAGAGAGGCCCCAAAACGAACCATTCGCATCAGatgaagaagcgaaaaaaggaaaataaatttccaGCGGGGTTCACTAAATGATCGCGAGACGACGCCACGTAAAATTATGTACACTACTACGGGTGTACAAggagagttttttttttttttttttttcatctcaCAATCTTTTACAGCGCCGTAGAGGCACCTATTTGTGCAGTTGCGGCGGAATGTAATACGTGGGCACACgtgcaaatgtatatatagagcAAAAACTGAttggccatttttattttattttttttcctgctcttTCGCCCCCCCCTTCTGCGAACGTGCACGAGCGAATTCGTTGCTCAGAAATGGCGAGCGGGTCATAATTTCCTCTGTGGGGAagtaataaaaggaaggaaaggctCCCCACAGTAGGCACTCATCCCATGCATAAGCAGGTGGTATCCATATAAAGCTTATTCAAATGCGCGACCCCCCATGAACAGGCAAATCGGCGGAACGAAGCAACCATTTGCAGATCACTTCCCACAAAATGAGGCACGAAGAAGGAAGCGCCAAAATAGACATCACTCACCTGCAGAAGCAATTCCCTGGTGTCGTTCCAAAAACGGTTCGGAGGTTTATAGGCCAACGCGCAATCAGTCCATTGTAAAGTCAGCAGCGCAGGTACCCGCACTGACGTAAGCGTGCTCATATGCGTTACACGAGGCAAGCACTCTGATCAGTGTGACGCAACGTTTTCAGACATACCACGCACACCATGAAATGCAGCGGAAAGGTAGGGTACTTCTTTAACCTGAAAAAGGAGTACGGAGAGAAGAGGGCGGCTACCCTGTTAAGGACcctggaggaggagaaaacgGTCCAAGGAGCATTCATAACAGATTTTGTAAAAGTAGATTATCTGAATTTGACAAAAATTCTCTTATTCATGGTGAGGACAAATAAGGTGGAGACAAGTTTCGATGGTTTGTATGTAGATGCGGCGTATGCACATTTGCTGTCCTATGGGGGGGTAGCGGTCTCCCCGGGGGAACGTCAAAACGGTGTTATCCCATCCTCAGGGGTGAATCCAACAGAGGTAAATACAGAACAGGTGAATACCGAACAGGTGAATCACATCGAAACGCAGAAAGAAACGTACCAAAGTGGAGCGACCGCCCTGATTAACCACCCAGGCgaaaattacgaaaaaataataattcccAAGTTAGAACTACTAAACGCAGGTGATATAATGAAGCACGATGGggaggtggaaaatatgGACAAAGCCATCTACTACTTAAACCCCTGTTCTGTCCTGTCAGCATATTTTCTGGATGTAAAGAAGAACGAAAATGTGCTGGATATGTGTGCATCCCCAGGGGGAAAGTCCCTAGTCATCGCAAACCAGCTCTTCGGGTATGACACCTCCCCAAtgaagagaataaaaaacatgGAATACCTAAAGGATGGAAGTGTACAAATTACATGCTCACTAGATATGGTGAATTATTACACCATGAACAGACAAGGGTTCTTTGTTGCGAACGAATTTAACCGAGTAAGGTACGACAGATTGAAACAGGTACTGAGCAAACATCTGCCAAAAGATCTGCTGACGTCGAATAATTTTCACGTCACAAATTACAATGGACTAAATGTGAACTCCTTTTTAAGGTTCCCAAGGTTCCACAAAATATTGCTAGACGTTCCTTGTTCCACGGACGAgcatttaataaaaaaaaaaaaaaatgatttgcTGAACAAGTGGACAGATAAggtgataaaaaataacgcaAGTTTACAATTCGAGTTGTTAAATAACTCCTTCCAACTTTTACACACAAATGGCACGCTCGTTTATTCGACTTGTGCTCTTTCTCATCAGGAGAATGATCATGTGATTGAGaagcttttaaaaaaatataaaaagcaAGTTCAAATTGTTGACTTTGTGAAGGAAGAGTATCAGAAACGGTTCAGCAGTGATCATTGCGATCGTTTATTTGTCGAATCTTTTGAAGGTCAACCCGTTGGGGAGGACCCCACCAGCGGCGTGACACTGCGCGAGGGAGAACATAACCGTCAGCAGCATGGGGATAGACCCATTGAGGGTGATAGCATTCCCCGTGACGGGCCGAGCACCAACTTCCTATCCTTCTTCGAGAAGACCAAATATGGCTACATTTCCCTGCCAGATAGATCACCCTTTGGaattttatacatttgtaagattcgaaaaatttgaaaattttgaaaaatttgaaaaatttgaacctttttttgcacatcaAGCGAACTTTCCGCTTCGCTGTTACGAATTTGTTGCGAATTGTTTGCAAGTTCCTTTTGACCATCTTGGGGGGGCTCGCCGTGTGCACACGCAGGGAAAGGGGGGAGCGGGAGCAGAgggcgtaaaaaaaaataggcacGCAAAATGCAGCGTAAAAGTACAGGCAGAATGGCAGGCGTCGTAACAGCCATAGTGACAGCGCTACTTCTTCGCCAAGTTGTACTTTATAATGGCCGTGTTGGCGTTCACGATGAAGGCGATGAGGGAGACGCTTTTATCGAAGGAGTTCTccgagaggaaggaaaagtgcgAACACAACTTTAGGAAGTAGTACTTCAACTTGTAATCAAAATTGTTGCGtaacaaatattttatgaTCGTttcgaaaataaaattgactGGAATTTGACACGTGATTAAGCTCTGAATTTTTGTCACGCATTCTTTCATCTTTATTTGGGACGGATTTACAAAGGCAAACTCGCACAGTTCGTTTATGTATGTAGAGGCTACCGAAAGGGAATGGTGTGGCTTGGCTGAATTTGAGTAGACTGTCATTTCTAGTGCCATAATACATTTCCGCAAATTTCTTCCATGCTTATTAATCaatgttttgaaaaaatcaaCTGAGCAAAACGGTTCAGGTATATGCTCATTTTCGCTAATATCACTTAACACCCcaaaaatttcctcctccGTGGGGAGAGGTACCCTGATACAAATGCACCTACTCTTTAACGGTTCGATAATTTTTGACAAATGTTCTAAATGTAAAATGACCCTAGCATTTCTTATATACGTCTCCAATGTCCTTCTCAGTCCCGCTTGAGCTCCTTCACTTAAAAATTCCGCATCCTTAAAAACAAATATCCTATACATAGgtgtttttgaaaaaaaagacgcacTCGATTTATAGCTACATAGCTCCTTAATCACATTCTGCACAATTATTTTATCCTTTGTTCCTAACTCGAAACATTGTAACTCTAAGTGGTAATTACTTTGGACCACATTTATGCTGATTTTACTTTCTGCATTTGTTAAACATTCTGGTCTcctaattattttttcttccttaaatatttcctttattagGCAATCTATTCGCgtactttttcctcctccaggcGCTCCGTAAAAAATGATGTGTGGTAGGTCCTTGTGTGCACTCAGCTTCTTCAGCCTCTGCGTAATGTCCTTGTGGATTTTCAGCTCATCGAGGCTTTGCGGGGCGTACTTTTCCAGCCACATTTTGACGGTGCGCTTTTCCAGGGGGGGCCTCCCAATTGGGGTAGCTTCCCTATCAGTTTAGCTTCCCACCTGGGGTGACCACCTACAGACAGTGCAGTCCCTGTAGAGAAATATCCCCTTTATAATACGTTGCCACCAAAGGGACATACAAATGGGAACAATATATACTGGGTGCGCTCACTTGGGGTGTACACGTCGGAACAACCGCAACAACTGAGGTAGACCACTCTACCGTGTGGGACACTCATATGAATATTTCTCAACGGGCACGCAAAGGCATCTGCGTGTCCCCCCTTATTGTAATCCCTTATAGCCTTCCAGCCACTAGCGCCATTTCGCAACACAGTGGCGTCGGGACGAAGCTATCTGCCTGTGTGGTGGGTTCGACTTCGTATTACCTACGTTCAAAGTAGAAAAGGGTgccaacaaaatgaaaattttcgaaaaaggaacacacatGGATGTTGCTGCTTTTTTGACAAGTACATCTCTGTGTGTGTGCTACTTTATGGGGGGACCTATGTTGGTTAGGATGCCCCATTTGGAGGTTTCTTCtctcataaattttttcttttttcctcattattTTCAATATTCCCCCCACACTTACTCAAATTTTAAAACGCCAATATGATGTGACATGTAAGATTTGCAAAATGGGTATCCTTAAAAACGCTCGCACGTCCCTACACGGAATGTTCCCTCCTGCATATGTACGATCGCACGAGGGCATAGGCTGATTCCTATTTTGCACTTTCGCTTGGCTCTTAAATGCGCATAAAATGGTTTGAAGcaagcaaaaagaaaaaaaaaaggaaaggccTATTTAGTGGAATATAACAAATGCAATGTGCTGAGAGGGGAGAAATATTTGACATTTATTTTGCCTATGTGCCTTATTTTCTGCTCTTTCtcgttcactttttttttcttttctcgaACGTTCACCTCAGCGCCACCACGGCTTCTCACATcgatgcgaaaaaaaaaaaaaatgaatttgaACACATCAACAAAAGACGGTACTGTGATGCAAGGACCCCTCAGCGCCGAGTGATATATAAGGACTTTCCATAttgggagagaaaaaaaaatttataaattttttgcagCAGAAATATGCTTTAGGGAATAGAGAGTCCACAGGGAAAACTCCATCTTATGTGTGAGAAGTTCTCCAAAGTGAGTtgcgtttctttttttttttttttttttaaggcaaAATAATGCACACTTCCTTAAACGTACAAgtgaaagacaaaaaaaaaaactatggACGCATGAAAACTTATAACCTTTTGTTTGTCTGTACAAACCACAGTCTGGTAAATTTAACCGAATGCGCAGGAAAATGTATTCAACAAATGTGAAGAAGTAGACACTCCCGTCAGTGGCTACGTATTTATGCCCACGTACCTACATGCGGGTTTGTTTTGTTCATATGGTCTCTGAAAGGGGGACTGCGCATAACGACAAATGTGTTAATTCCGTTAAGGGGGTTACATAGCCAGGGGAATATAATAATGCACATGGCcagctatatatatgctcacCCAAATGTGCATAAACACCGCAGGGCGaaccttcccccctttgttgTCGCCCAAacgggaaaacaaaaattgaCATATTTAATGCACACGCATGTGTAGATACTACCTACtgttttgtgtatttaaTATTAATTTGCGACAGCGACCGCAATGCAAGAGTTGCTAAAGggctatttaaaaaaaaaaaaaaaaacatatattttgcCCTGCTCCTCACATGCGTATGCTCACAaatgaaacgaaaaaaaaaatgccaccTTTTGAGTCGTCATTATGGCTATCTTGTGCAACCCAGACGGGCGTCACCACTTCTAACGCATCAACGGTTCAGCCGTTCTGCTAAgttcttgttcttcttgtgctcttcctttaattccCTTATGCGCTTCATCACTATTTCTTCCCTGTCCTCGGGCACGCACTTGAGTCGTTGGTAGCTGCGAGGGGGAGAAACGCGGTTTAATGAAACATTGATTATGCAAAAGTGCCAATTTGGAACGACGCAAGCGCATAGAGAAGCGTCTacaagtacatacatacacccAGTAAGAAATTCCTACCTGACTTCCTGCGAAAGAACCTTTATAAGCGCATCGTAGTTGCTACGCTCATCTGAGTCATGTTTAACCGAATTGgatttcttcaaaaaatcttcaaacatttttttggcctCCTTAATTTTGTATGTTCTCCATTTTGAGAAAACATGTTCCAAATGATCAGCTGGTAAGGacttaaaaattttgccaCTCCTATCGACCAGCTTTATGATGTCTTCCACAGAATCGTTCATATAATTTATTGAAACTTCGTGAAGCATTTTTTCGAATGCgtcttttttcatatttatgtaGCTTATAATAAATTCTCTGTAcaagtttaatttttctgtatCTGTTAAgcgtatatttttgtacctCTCGTCTGTTCTTAGGTCGGGAGGTATTTTCACGGCCTCTTCGAAGGAGTCGAACATTTTGCTAGAAAATGGGTCTTGCTTCAAAATGGCTTCGTCTATAATTGGGTGTTTTATCTTCTCATGCAGGAGACTCACAAAAACGTTTCTCTCGTCGTTAACCGTGTTGGCACGATAGCTTGATCGGACAGCACCTGACAGCGAATCTGCATGCCGACTTTCGCCCTTCCGCTTGGCCAACAACTTCTGACTTACGCTCTGAAAtatgtgattttttttctcaaaggATAAAATGTCGTACTTGCTACTTTTtagtaaattattttttattttaatccACATGCCTGGATTTTCACCCCTGAACGCGTCTATCAATACctgttccaatttttcttccgtttctttttccttattttttttcttcttttgtaaaaattccCTCAACAGTTTGCTCCTTGTGGAATGCCAATTTTTTGTGCCATTCCCTTCGAATGCTTTTTCACCCCTCAAAATGGATATGGCGTCTGCCTCTTCGAACGGGTACCGAATTTCACCTTCCACCTTACACAGCAATGTTTGGAAATTCTCTACTAACAGTTTGAGCTCCCTCCTTCTGTCACCGTCAATTTCTTTTACAAGgttattaaaatattccttcctcatcTCCTTCGGTACTCTCAGATACCTTTCATCGTAGAGCAGGTGGGGCAACACGTTTTCATATCTGCTGAATTGGTCCATGTTTTTTTCGATGAGAAGGTTTTTATAATCCTGGCGgattttttccatgtttaCCTTATCTTGGTTACCTTGCCCCGTTGTTCCGTTGGTTAGACCACTTGAGGTGGTACCCCTTCCGCCTGTGACAATTCCCATCACGCCATGGTGATCACCCCCTGTGGGGCTTCCCTCCACTGATTCACCAACCAGATGATCGCTTTGCTTTTTGTTCAGCAGATTTTCTACCTCCTTTGGGCACTTCCACGTCTTCTCACTAGTTTTCTTGTTGAAGTAGAATTTATACCCTTTACTCGTTTCGATGATGAACCACCCCCTGCTGCCCTCCACGTATTCCCAGCTGTACGGCACGCCCACGTAGTACTCCTGCAGTTCTCTAGACAGGTGGTCGTATCTGCCGGGGCGTGGTGGTTCCGGATCCGGGGAAACTTCCTCCATAGGCGCagctgcttcttccattgGGGGGACTACTTCCTCCATGGTTACCTTTGCTCCTTCGCAGTTTCGCCTTCTCGTGGtcctacctttttttttttttttttaatttcgtgCAATATCTACACTTAGCAGTTGCCCATTtgatgtgaaaaaattggCAACATCCCTAGTTCGTAGCAGGTACAGGGCGGGGTTGATGCATCGAAGAGACGGACCTATTGACCTTCTACCCTCAGGTGGCGAAAAATAACTTAGTCCCCATGCTACGCATGTGCCACTCCCCCTGATAATCCATTTCTGGGTTTCAAATTAAAAAGCGTGTTCAGTACGCGGTAGTAAAATGACTAAAATTTGTCAAAGCGTGACGTGAAGGATATGCCAAAtggctcaaaaaaaaagttggaagaaagaatttcACAAACTCGTATGgcggtagaaaaaaaaaaaaaaaaaaagaaatacatgCTATTATTAGGTggcaaatatattttttctttttttttttttttacttcaccatttaaacaaacaaaattaggagtaaatattttcactCGCGCGTGACATCATCATCACAGCTGCTGAgcaatgaggaggaaaaaaaaattagcgaaAGAGGGAGGAGGGTACTGTTCCGCACATTCGCCCCAAATGGGAATACATGCGCGTACAGGTGGGGGAAAATGTACCACAAAAAAGTAGGAACATATATGGCTACATAACTATGCATACACGTATAAATGTAACCACGCATGTGTCCGCTTTGCCCGAATCAGCCCCGGACGTATTTATAaaggacgtaaaaaaagagtaagCTAAGAACCATGCCCACGAGGACGATGATCAAATTCTGCTTGTGCGTCTTCTTGATAGCGTCGGTTAGGGAAGACGACAAGCCAACATAGTTGTAAATATCAATTACTTTCTTGCgaacatttttcaaaaatttgttttgtttccTGATTAATTCTAATGTACTCATTCCCTGGACGTGAAAGACGTTAAGGTTGTTTTCCACCTCCTTCAGGATTTCCCTCTCACTGTGTAGATAACCGATGGCGGAGTCTGCacccattttcttcttcgcctTTTTCCCGTCTCTGTGCAGACTGTTACCAGTCAAACCATCCCGTTCGTTATATGCATTACGGGCGTTCCTTTCCGTATTGTTCAAATTAGTTTTGTAAATTCCATCCAGTGTTTTAATGTAGGAGTTTGCTTCATTCGTTAACGTCTCAATTCTTCTCTCCCATATGACGTTTTCGTCACTCATCATTGCCTGACCGTTCATATTATTTGTGCCAAGAAAAGAGTAGGTATTTCTCAACGTTTCAacattcataaaaaaggaatttgtGAGAgcgtttattttgtttagggttaaattatttttcgcatttgcatttatttttaaagggtCATTTCGTTGGTACACATCTGCGTAATTCCTCCCAGGGTTGACGTTACCTTCCCCTCCGTTGGACACAATTAAATTGTATGAGTAAAACAAATTGTACGATTTTTCTAGctctttccttattttaacTATTTTCCCATAAATGTTGTTCAGGCTATTGTTCGGATACGctgcattttcttcattctggGCAGACCCTCGGTTAATCTGATTGGCGGACTTGAGCGAGCTGCTTGGCTCGTCGAACAGGGCATCGTACTTTGACTTCATCTTGTTCAAtctgctccttcctttcgGAAATATCGTTCAAACATCATGCAAAAAACCCTTTTgcaaggaagaaagaaaaggttaCCTTCTATAATACCTGGTTGGGCTGCATCACGCGAAAGGTAAATTGTATTTTCTCTCTCCACCCCCCTTTTCCCAAGTCAAGTCACATTTTCGCAAATGTCGGACGGCCTTACTTCATTTCCTCACGTGGATGAAACGCCCAATTGACATTTTCGTCAAGTGAAAGGTAAACAAGTTTGGTC
Coding sequences within:
- a CDS encoding Replication factor c subunit 5 translates to MWLEKYAPQSLDELKIHKDITQRLKKLSAHKDLPHIIFYGAPGGGKSTRIDCLIKEIFKEEKIIRRPECLTNAESKISINVVQSNYHLELQCFELGTKDKIIVQNVIKELCSYKSSASFFSKTPMYRIFVFKDAEFLSEGAQAGLRRTLETYIRNARVILHLEHLSKIIEPLKSRCICIRVPLPTEEEIFGVLSDISENEHIPEPFCSVDFFKTLINKHGRNLRKCIMALEMTVYSNSAKPHHSLSVASTYINELCEFAFVNPSQIKMKECVTKIQSLITCQIPVNFIFETIIKYLLRNNFDYKLKYYFLKLCSHFSFLSENSFDKSVSLIAFIVNANTAIIKYNLAKK